In Paramagnetospirillum magnetotacticum MS-1, one genomic interval encodes:
- a CDS encoding MbcA/ParS/Xre antitoxin family protein, with the protein MMITVDSEPDREAKLAEIVAKIRQILVGDDPRGIVETVTPEPPQPVLTGISVGRAHRLTLLANHVFGDEDKACIWLTEPQERFGGKSLMQLAENPAVADHIEEALRRIHEEQIFKD; encoded by the coding sequence ATGATGATCACGGTGGATAGCGAACCTGATCGAGAGGCGAAACTGGCGGAGATCGTCGCCAAGATCCGCCAGATTCTCGTCGGAGATGACCCACGGGGCATCGTTGAGACAGTCACGCCCGAACCGCCGCAACCTGTGCTGACCGGGATCAGTGTCGGCCGAGCCCATCGTTTAACCCTTTTGGCAAACCATGTTTTCGGCGATGAGGATAAGGCCTGCATCTGGTTGACGGAGCCGCAGGAGAGGTTTGGGGGCAAATCTCTGATGCAATTGGCCGAGAATCCCGCCGTTGCCGATCATATTGAGGAGGCATTGCGGCGGATCCATGAGGAACAGATTTTCAAGGATTAA